Proteins encoded by one window of Gambusia affinis linkage group LG17, SWU_Gaff_1.0, whole genome shotgun sequence:
- the rbp4l gene encoding retinol binding protein 4, like, with the protein MGSFKLALLLVFVSCVERSLSASCIVDSFSVKEDFDPKRYAGKWYALQKKDPEGLFLQDNISAEYTIDDDGSMTASSRGRVTLFGFWVVCADMAAQYSVPDPATPGKMFMNYQGLASYLSSGGDNYWVIDTDYDNYAITYACRSLKDDGSCEDGYALVFSRNPRGLPPAIQRVVRQKQEEICMAGQFQPVLQSGAC; encoded by the exons ATGGGATCCTTTAAGCTGGCCCTGCTGCTGGTCTTTGTGTCCTGCGTTGAACGCAGTCTGTCTGCCTCCTGCATTGTAGATAGTTTCTCAGTCAAAGAAGACTTTGATCCAAAGAGA TATGCTGGGAAGTGGTATGCTCTGCAGAAGAAAGACCCAGAGGGGCTGTTCCTGCAGGACAACATCTCCGCTGAGTACACCATTGACGATGATGGCTCCATGACTGCCTCTTCTAGGGGACGGGTCACCCTGTTTGG CTTTTGGGTTGTCTGCGCTGACATGGCTGCTCAGTACTCTGTACCTGATCCTGCCACCCCTGGCAAGATGTTCATGAACTACCAGGGCCTGGCCAGCTACCTCTCAAGCGGAG GCGACAACTACTGGGTGATCGACACCGACTATGACAACTATGCCATCACCTATGCCTGCCGCTCCCTGAAAGACGACGGCAGCTGCGAGGATGGCTATGCCCTTGTGTTCTCCAGGAACCCCCGTGGCCTGCCTCCAGCAATTCAGCGCGTCGTCCgtcagaaacaggaggaaatcTGCATGGCCGGACAGTTCCAGCCCGTTCTGCAGTCTGGGGCCTGCTGA
- the pde6b gene encoding rod cGMP-specific 3',5'-cyclic phosphodiesterase subunit beta, with the protein MGVQKEDVEKFLHDNPAFATKYFCKTMSPSSISKISGLPEKEIDFGKLEELCRVEESRIMFDLIKDMQESINMEKVVFKILKRLVALIHADRCSLFMYRQRNGIGELATRLFNVSTNSVLEDCVVPPDSEIVYPLDLGIVGNVALTKKNVNVKDVKESQYFSSFVDELTEYETRNVLAAPILNGKDLVAVIMALNKTTGPYFTGQDEDLFLKYLKIASLNLKIFHLSYLHNCETRKGQLLLWSANKVFEELTDIERQFHKALYTVRAYLNCDRYSVGLLDMTKEKEFFDIWPVLMGEQPPYSGPVTPDGREVIFYKIIDYILHGKEDIKVIPNPPADHWALSSGLPTYVAESGFICNIMNAAADETFQFQTEPLDDSGWTIKNVLSLPIVNKKEEIVGVATFYNRKDGKPFDDHDENLMEALTQFLGWSVLNTDTYDKMNKLENRKDIAQDMVLYHVKCRNDEIQNVLNTREVYDCEPCDCEEEDLLDILKKDLPPLIKKFEIYEFRFSDFNCTELELVKCGIQMYYEVGVVKKFQIPQEVLVRFMYSVSKGYRKITYHNWRHGFNVGQTMFTLLTTGHLKRYYTDLEVMAMITAGFLHDIDHRGTNNLYQVKSGNPLAKLHGSSILERHHLEFGKFLLSDESLNIYQNLNRRQVDHVIHLTDIAIIATDLALYFKKRTMFQKIVDLSKTYEDEKKWVDFMSLETTRKEIVMAMMMTACDLSAITKPWEVQSKVALSVAAEFWEQGDLERTVLEQQPIPMMDRNKAAELPKLQCGFIDFVCTFVYKEFSRFHPQIQPMLDGILNNRKEWNAKKEEYEAKLKAIEEEKAAKEAAHAAKAAANNPSGGGSKTCSVC; encoded by the exons ATGGGTGTGCAAAAAGAAGACGTGGAGAAGTTTCTTCATGACAACCCTGCGTTTGctacaaaatacttttgcaaaacaatgAGCCCTTCTTCCATATCGAAGATATCAGGACTCCCAGAAAAAGAGATCGACTTTGGAAAGCTGGAGGAACTTTGTCGG GTTGAGGAAAGCCGAATAatgtttgatttgatcaaaGACATGCAAGAGAGCATCAACATGGAAAAGGTGGTCTTCAAGATCCTGAAGCGGCTCGTAGCTCTCATTCACGCCGACCGCTGCAGTCTGTTCATGTACCGGCAGCGGAACGGCATCGGAGAGCTGGCGACGAGGCTCTTCAACGTCTCAACCAATTCAGTCCTGGAGGACTGTGTGGTTCCCCCAGACTCTGAGATCGTCTACCCTCTGGACTTGGGAATAGTTGGCAACGTGGCCCTCACCAAGAAGAATGTCAACGTGAAAGATGTCAAAGAG AGCCAGTATTTCAGTTCATTCGTTGATGAACTCACAGAATATGAGACCAGGAACGTGCTGGCAGCGCCCATCCTCAATGGCAAAGACCTGGTGGCCGTGATCATGGCCCTGAACAAAACCACAGGACCATATTTCACTGGCCAGGATGAAGAT CTCTTCCTGAAGTACCTGAAAATTGCCTCTCTGAACCTTAAGATCTTTCACCTAAGTTACCTCCACAACTGTGAGACACGCAAAGGACAG TTGCTGCTGTGGTCTGCCAACAAGGTGTTTGAAGAGCTGACAGACATCGAGCGACAGTTTCACAAAGCCTTGTACACAGTCCGGGCCTACCTCAACTGTGACCGATATTCTGTGGGGTTACTAGACATGACAAAGGAAAAG GAGTTCTTTGACATTTGGCCTGTGTTGATGGGAGAGCAGCCACCTTACAGTGGACCTGTAACTCCAGATGGCAGG GAAgtaattttctacaaaattattGACTACATACTCCATGGAAAAGAAGATATCAAAGTAATACC AAATCCACCTGCAGACCACTGGGCCTTGAGCAGCGGCCTTCCCACTTATGTTGCAGAGAGCGGCTTT ATTTGCAACATCATGAATGCGGCCGCTGATGAGACGTTTCAGTTCCAG ACAGAGCCGCTGGATGACAGTGGCTGGACCATAAAAAATGTTCTCTCGCTTCCAATTGTcaacaagaaagaagaaattgtCGGTGTGGCAACGTTTTACAACAGGAAAGATGGGAAGCCATTTGATGATCATGATGAAAATCTCATGGAG GCTTTGACTCAGTTCTTGGGATGGTCAGTTCTGAACACGGACACATACgacaaaatgaacaaactcGAGAACCGAAAGGACATCGCTCAAGATATGGTGCTCTACCACGTCAAATGTCGAAATGATGAAATTCAGAATGTCCTG aacACAAGAGAAGTCTATGACTGTGAGCCCTGTGACTGTGAAGAAGAGGATCTTCTTGACATTCTG AAAAAAGACCTGCCACCTCTTATCAAGAAATTTGAGATCTACGAGTTTCGCTTCTCAGATTTTAACTGCACAGAACTGGAGCTGGTGAAGTGTGGGATCCAGATGTACTACGAAGTCGGTGTAGTGAAGAAGTTCCAGATTCCTCAAGAA GTACTGGTTCGTTTCATGTACTCAGTCAGTAAAGGCTACAGAAAAATCACCTACCACAACTGGCGTCATGGCTTCAATGTGGGACAGACCATGTTCACATTGTTAACG ACAGGGCATCTGAAACGATATTACACAGACCTAGAAGTCATGGCCATGATAACGGCAGGATTTCTGCATGATATTGATCACAGAGGAACAAACAACTTGTACCAGGTCAA ATCTGGTAATCCTCTGGCCAAGTTACACGGCTCCTCCATCCTGGAACGACACCATCTAGAGTTTGGAAAGTTTCTTCTCTCTGATGAG TCACTCAATATCTACCAGAACCTGAACAGGCGGCAGGTAGATCACGTGATTCATCTTACCGACATTGCCATCATCGCCACCGACCTGGCTCTTTATTTCAA GAAGAGAACAATGTTCCAAAAGATTGTGGACCTTTCAAAAACATatgaagatgaaaagaaatGGGTGGATTTCATGTCTCTAGAAACAACCAGAAAAGAGATCGTCAT GGCCATGATGATGACAGCATGTGACTTGTCGGCCATCACGAAGCCCTGGGAAGTGCAGAGCAAG GTTGCCTTGTCTGTGGCGGCAGAGTTTTGGGAGCAGGGTGATTTGGAGAGGACAGTGCTGGAACAGCAACCTATT CCCATGATGGACAGGAACAAAGCAGCAGAGCTTCCAAAACTACAATGTGGTTTCATTGACTTTGTCTGCACATTTGTCTACAAG GAATTTTCTCGTTTCCACCCCCAAATCCAGCCTATGTTAGATGGCATCCTTAACAACAGGAAAGAATGGAAtgcaaaaaaagaggaatatgAAGCTAAACTCAAAGCCATAGAGGAGGAGAAGGCTGCAAAAGAGGCTGCTCATGCAGCAAAAG CTGCTGCAAACAACCCGAGTGGTGGAGGCTCCAAGACCTGCTCCGTTTGCTAA